From Micromonospora echinaurantiaca:
GCTGGACCCCGGGCAGAGCCGGACGCTCGGGCTGCGGTTCACCCGCCACGGCACCGGTGACCGCCCGGGAAGCTGCACGGTGAACGGCGCCGACTGCGTCATCGGCTGAGCGGTGGACCCGGCCGGCACGGGGCCGGGCCCCCGCCGCCGCCGCGCCGCCGACCGTTACGCTTCCGACGACCGCTGGAGGGATGAGATGTCCGGCACCGGCCGAGCACCGAACAAGTCGTACGGCACGACCGCCGTCGCGTCCTCGCCCTGGATCGTGGTGTCGATCGGCGTGGCCGTGATGGTGGTGCTGCTGGTCGTCGCGCTCGGGGCGTACCGGGGGCGCAGTCCCGACTTCGACGCGCAGCCCGGCCCGCCGCCGCCCACGGTCGCCCTGCCCGAGCTGCCCCTGCCGCCGACCGCCTCCGCCTCGCCGACGTCGTCCGCGCGGGCGACGCGTACGCCGGCGGAGCGCACCGTGAGCCCGTCCACCCGGCCCGCACCGAGTCGGAGCAGCCGCGCTCCCTCGCCCACCGGCGGTGGGGGCGACGCCCCGCTGGCCGTGCCGCCGTCGTCGCCGCTGAGCGGCCGCTACCGGGTGGTGAACTCGTTCCACGGCGGGTTCATCGGCGAGGTGCTGATCCGCAACTCCTCGTCGACCGGACGGGACTGGACGGCCCGGCTGGTCTTCCCAGGCGGGCGGTTGGACAGCGCCTGGCTGGAGGGCGGGCCACAGGGGACGGTGAGCCGCACCGACGACGGCTTCAGCTACCGCAGTGGCCAGGACCTGGCCGGCGGAGCCTCGGTGGCACTGCGGTTCTACGTCGAGGACGCGGACAGTCGGCCGGCGAGCTGCACCGTCGACGGCGTCGCCTGCACCGGCCTCTGACACCACCGCGGCATCTGTACGGCCCGGCGCGGGACAGCGTCGGGCCGTCCTTTTTGCAAGCGCCCTGCTTTGTTGCGACTTGGTTTGCAAGGTATTGCAGAATGTTTCGGCAAGGGCTAGCGTGCGGGCCAATCAGCGACCAGAGGAAGGCCGTCGATGAAACCCCCGCCGATACCGCGCAAGGCCCTGCTCTCCCTCGTCTGCATGCTCGTCGTCGCCCTCGTCGCGGTACCGGTCGCCGTGCGCCAGTTCGACGGCGCCGCCACCGGCCAGGCGGGCACCGACCCGCTCGCCGCCGCCGGCGCGGTGCAGTGGAGCGCCGAACCCTCCGCCGAGGCGCTGCTGCGCGCGGGCACCGACGACGCCCGGGCCGAGCAGTTCTACTTCGTCCTGCCGGACCGGTTCGCCAACGGCGACCGGCGCAACGACCGGGGTGGGCTGGCCGGCGACCGGCTCAGCACCGGCCTCGACCCCGCCGACAAGGGCTTCTACCACGGCGGTGACCTCGAGGGCGTGATGGACCGGCTCGACTACATCCAGGGGCTGGGGACGACGGCGATCTGGCTCGCCCCGGTCTTCAAGAACCGGCCGGTGCAGGCCCGGGGC
This genomic window contains:
- a CDS encoding cellulose binding domain-containing protein; its protein translation is MSGTGRAPNKSYGTTAVASSPWIVVSIGVAVMVVLLVVALGAYRGRSPDFDAQPGPPPPTVALPELPLPPTASASPTSSARATRTPAERTVSPSTRPAPSRSSRAPSPTGGGGDAPLAVPPSSPLSGRYRVVNSFHGGFIGEVLIRNSSSTGRDWTARLVFPGGRLDSAWLEGGPQGTVSRTDDGFSYRSGQDLAGGASVALRFYVEDADSRPASCTVDGVACTGL